Within the Molothrus aeneus isolate 106 chromosome 1, BPBGC_Maene_1.0, whole genome shotgun sequence genome, the region TCCCCAGCAGAAGTTCACCAAGTAATTTCAGCATGGAGACTGTAATTTGTAATGTAAGATgtaatttataaaaatgcacagctttaaataaatatattaaggGAAGGACAATGTATTAACTTCATGAGTCAGTATGTCTAACATTTAAACAATCTACCTCTTCTTTGCCTTCTTGTATTATCTTCTAGTTGCTGCATGGTTAGTATCATTTTCAGGTAGATCAGAGTGTGACCTACTATCAGAAATCTCTTCTTTGTACCTTTGAATCATGATCAAGACCCCTTTTactcttctggaaaaaaatgaaatgtttggtTCTTCAAAAAATTGCTTCTTTTATTGAATTTCTTTACTGTCTTTCTGTACTGAAGGTTTTCTAGACTGAATCGCTCTGGTAGCTCTCACCTGAATGAATATCAGTATTTTCAGCCTCCTTTTTGTAGAGGAGATGCCAGAAATGGATTCATGATTATAGCATGGATTTCACACATTCTCTGTCTACAAAGAGGCAATACCTCTAACCTTTTTTGCTACATGATAGCCTTTGAATTATGTGTCTGAGGAATTTTTCACCTGCCTAGCTGCTGTATTTCCCTGAGAGCTAATGTTCAACTGGTTAACTGACATAAATATCTAAGCTGTTTTCACTGTTTTACACTGCTGAATTATGTAGGAAGCACAGAGCTTTAGTTCAGAAGCACAGCTCCTTTTGACTACCAAGGATAAGGGATTTCACTACAGATCCCACTGTGGGGTTTAACATGGGTATATGAATGGAGGGAACTGGTAGGAGTCTAACTAAATACTTTCCAACGTCCTGAAAAGTGTAGGAACGTGATAGTGGAAGACCaaacaattaatttcttttcctgaggAAGATAATTATGATACATAATTCCCTGAACATGCTTTCAGCAATAAAACATAAAGGGAAAGTCAGTTTTACAGGCCTTGTACAgtgatctttttattttctttttttttctttttcttttttctctttttgtttttctgttttctctttttctttttctttttctttttccttccctagtATGATAGCAACTATAAACTGGCCTTACCTTCTCAGGTTTGCCTTTTTCTTAAGCTGGCTTTCTTCCTGGCTCAAGAGAAAGCCTggttttgttcctttccttgaaaagtcATTAAGAATTTCAGGAATTGGCTCAGTAGAAGTGCCCAGCTTCAGGCCCAGAAAGATATTGCTCTCTTGCCATTTCACAGAACACTGTTCCCTGCAGGTGGTCTAATGCACACCCATATCCTTTACAGTTCCTCTGAAACATCTCAGACCTCTGCCTATACCACTACTTCATCATTACAAACCATTCTCCTCCAGGCACTAAAACCCCCCTGTTTTACCTTCTAAAGTTAATGATACTTGTCTTTACACTAGAAGAACGTACTACCCCTTTATCATTCTCTTTGTCTTATTATCTCTGTCCCTTAATATTACTAAGTGCCACTATgagctcttctttttttttctgaaatgaagtAAATGTCaaccattttaaagaaaaaaacccaaaacacctcTCTTCTACAAATGAAAAGAgctctatatttttaaaaataggattGTGAAATGAGAAGATATTGTACCATGATATGATTAATTAAAGTTTTAGCATATTGCGATGCAAACTGGTaataatgagaaagaaaaatttatcaTTTACGTGCACGGTAATGGTCCATATGGTCAAGGAACTTCTCAAGAGTATCTGTGATtactgctgtgatttttttcttacatatGCTATTAaccagtgaaaataaaattatatgaaatttaacataattcattttttctctcattATGGCCAGATCTCAATTTCCAGTCCTGGTGCTAGCACTGATATAAATGTTAAGAAAATTGCTGGTGTTAGTGATGTCTGTGAATCTATGAAGCAACAACTTTTGGTCCTGGTGGAATGGGCTAAATATATTCCGGGCTTCTGTGAACTACCACTCGATGACCAGGTATAAGAGGAGACCAAAGAGAAAACTCTAATTACTGCTCTGTTATGCCTGTGATATTTAAATGTCAGGATGAAGCACTCattctttttttgtctgaaCAAATAGAGCTGAGTACTAGACCTACcctcttaatttattttatttaagttgTGAAGTAGCACCACCACAAGAGAAAAGACATGaacaaaaagaagcagcaaggcAGCATGGATTTaagtgttttgttctttttgtagTGTCTGGGAAGCAGAACATTTTCTGACCTTTAAAAGTATTCCTTTTATGTTCACCTTTcattataatatagtataagACAGCATGTTATTTAATATGATGCAAGACTTCTGTACtttcaaaaaccaaaaacaattGGAATCTCAAACAAATTCCAAACATACTGATATCAATCCATAGCAAATAATCTTTCATACAATACAGTGTACTAAAATTATATTGGATAGAAtaaatgtaaggaaaaaaagcaccaaaTATTGAAAATTCATAAGAGTTTTTATGACGGAGGTCTGATCTAACATCACATTTGTAATATATTCTAATATATCACTGGCTTTTAGAGTAGGTTGTGCTGGCAAACCCAGAACCAGAATCTCCACATTGTGGGGATCAGTTCTCTGACAAGCAGCCTCAGAAGAACATTAATTCATTGCTTTGGATCTCTTGATTCCACATCAAAATCTGATTAATCTTAAAAATCACTCTGTGAACTGGAATTGTATATATCCTTCTTTTTGCTTCTTCAGTTTCTCagttttttaacaaaatactGCAAGTGTTAGGTCATCCTGGTTTGAACTGAGTCATCCCCCCTTATATCATTCCTCAGGAATATAGGTCTGTTTCAGGCCACAGGAAACTCCccaaaaaagaagttaaatgatGTCTTTGCAGACTCACAGAGCACATATGTTCACAAGCTCAGCATACTCAAATAAGTTTAAACTGTTCATGtgaaaaagaatttcaaatgtCATTACTACACAAGGGCAACAAAAGTAAGcaaaaaaattgcttcttttATTGTTAAGACaacatggagaaaaagaggaggtATCAAATATCCTTAAAATATTCCTATCTGCatttgaaaaaatgaaacatcagCTTAGAATGATAGGCTGAAAATGCCCCTGCTGTGCTTGAAGAGTACATGTTGGGAAATACTCTGAAACCTTAAGTACCTTGGAAAAGTAGGGACAAAGATGTTGAGAGATAAAACGAATgccagtttttcattttttgataGCCAGTTTCTAAGGGCCATTGTGCATTCAGTTATGAAATAAGCCATCTGGTTTTGAAAAAATGATTCCTGATCTGGGAGTCAGCCTGATTCACAAACCAGAGAGGAGACCAAAGCAGCTGAGAACCTGAAGTCTTAACACATAAGTATTACCCAGGTACAGTGTACCTTTATATCTCTCCTAAAATGACTGGCTTGGATTAGAATTACTTGTCAAGAGATGAGTTCTTTGAGGAAATAAAGGCCATTGCTGAAATTTCAAGCAGACATTAAAACTTGAGGAAAGTAAATAGGTGACTAAGAGTAAACTAATAAACACAAGTTCCTTCCTAGTACAAATTGGAATTCCTCTTTGTGGACAATAGTGGCTCTGTTAGCATATCTAGCTTTGTTGGGAAAAAGCTCTTTTAAGAGCCACATAAATTTTTGgttcaagagaaaaatgaaacactgaTAGAACCAAATTTACTCTGACAGTTCATTACAGCCCACTGGAGTTTTTAGCGTCAACTTAAAATGCCAGAGAAAACTTTGTCAAGGGAATACACACTAGGAAATAAATGCAGGTAGTATATTTATTAAGAAGTATTTTGCAGAACCTGATGTTTAAAATCTAGACAGAATCTAGATATGACAGAGAATGACAGTTTAATTAGAAAGTGCTGTTTTGATGGTGTTCAGATTTTTACAGTCACTTTACATTTTACATCAGAATCTTAACAGTCTTCAACATGTACCTAACACACAGTTAGGTGTGTTCTTTTCTTTCGCTCTCATTGAAACTTACAGCTTTATCATCTAATGAGTCTGATGTTTTTTTCATGAGGTTGCCCTGCTAAGAGCACATGCTGGGGAGCACCTGTTGCTTGGAGCAGCAAAACGGTCCATGGCATATAAGGACATTTTACTTTTAGGTAaatattggttttgttttacttaCTGATGATGATGTTATAGTACATTTGCAATGATGTAGTCACTTAAGTGGAACAACTGTTCTGCCACAATCAAAGCAATGCATTCTGTAAATGCTAAATAGCTATTAATGATATAATGTCACATGCCTGTTCTAGCAAAAGCAGGTGGATGGTTTCATGTGAGTTAATACAGGTAAAGGTCTATTGGAAAGCAGAAACTACAATTTAAGGAAGTTCCCTGGCAATTGACTCCTTATGTTATCATCCTTTCTACACCTTTTCCCATAAAAAAAATTGGAGCAAAATAACAACACAAAGGTAATAACCCCTTTGCTTAGGAAAGGAGTAGCCAGCCTGTTGCACATGTactattttcagttttcatgaAAGCCATTTATCTGGAGCTTTCTCAGGAgtccttcagactcagagaagaCTCTACTGCTAAAATATTAGATAGAATGTTACCTGCAACTCACTTTCCCAAGAACCCTCTCACTTCTTCCTCAATAGTCCCCATATGGCCACCACGTAAACACcattcctgctgtccctgcgGCATGGCAGATGGGTGTACCCACGGCACAGTGCTGAGGCACGCCTGCAGGAGCGTGTTCTTGGTCAGCTGAGATGGCTCCCACAGAGGGTTATATTAAGGGAACATGGCTGTCAGGGAAGAGGATGTTGTCACTGATGGAAGCATGTTCATGCAACGGAGAGGCCCAGTTATAAGATGAGATGTGTGCTGGTGTAGAGAGTGATGTGATGAGGCATTTGTTAGCCTTGTTTGACACAGTGCTCTGCCAGTCTGAAGTGCACTCTGCCAAAAAGGGTCTCATTAGACATGGTCAGCATTGGAGCTGTTTCCTGAGACAGGCTGTTGGTTGTCTTGGACAGGATATTTGATGTGAGGCAGAGCTATATGGAATACAGACTCAGACTTGTCTCTTCACTGGTGTTGTGGTACAAGGACATTTTCTACTACTTGTTCTCCTTCCTCTTTGGGCCTGCCTTTTCATAGCTCTAAATTagcttgaatttatttttacccACATTAAAAGGACAAGAAGGGCTTGGTCTGAAGGTATTTCTCTCACCAGCAATCCTCTCAAGATAAAAGCTGTACAAATGGCTTTCTTAAGGTAGTAATTTCCCTGGATACAGTTTCATTAACAAAACTAacagaaacagggaaaaataaatttgcaatTTTATTTGGATTAGTAATAAGGTAAATAGGAAAACAATGATAAAATAATAGTAAGAAAACTATATATCATGAGCATCAGCAGATGCACCGAAAGAAGAAGCAATTTGAGGCTTCAAGGCTTATTTTTGATACTTGGAGACAGGTATCTGTTTATGAATCATTTTGACATGGATTGCTTGTGATATATTTAccagtttttctttcaaaaactgCTTGGTGGCTTCTGAAAGCTCCATGGTATTCCTGGTGTTCTTCAGAAGGTGAATTAAGATGCAATAGTGGAGACCTccaaaatgtatattttaaaaaacaacccaaaacccaaaaaactctaggtaaaattatttcttaactGAAAATTTTACGATGCTACTAAATTTTATTCGGAACAACAGAAACGTCCATTAGAAAAAGAAGCTTTTCCAGTGTCTCCTCTTTTCTATTGTCAAATCCTTGTCATTCAGCTTGggatatattattttaatcagGGAAGAATACATTTTAAGATCAATACATTAGTATATTTATCTGTTATTTAAACATAAATTGCTTCATACTTGTAAATCCAAATACCAACCTCGGTCCTGTGGACTAATCACTACATGTTGGTGTACTTATATGTACAGATTATTTACTGGGTGACGGCTATAATTTGCACATATACTCTGTTTGCAATGAAAAGTTGTGTGTGATGCAAGAGAGAGTtactacttaaaaaaattaacttgaTCAAGCAGTATGAAATGTACTTTTGAAAATTGGCTTAATCTAGTACATTACATCAAAATGTTTCTATTAATTCATATGTTGATATTCTTTCTCTCTAAGGCAACAATTACATAATCCATCGCAACAGCACTGAAATGGAGATCTGCCGAGTAGCAAATCGGATTCTGGATGAATTAGTTCGTCCCTTCCAGGAAATTCAAATAGATGACAATGAATATGCTTGCTTGAAAGCAATTGTGTTTTTTGATCCAGgtatttttacaaaaatatctCTCATTTGTTTTACATGTGATTGTattgaaagtaatttttgttaATGTAGCATCTGTTCATGTTATCTAGCTGaagggaaaagaataaaatgaaacacAGTAAGATGCTCCTCCCAAATTGTAATATGCCTTGACTAaagtttttgtcatttttaaagATGCAAAAGGCTTGAGTAATCCATTGAAGATTAAGAATATGCGATTCCAAGTCCAAATCAGTTTAGAGGATTATATTAATGACCGTCAGTACGACTCCAGAGGAAGATTTGGAGAACTTCTTCTTCTACTGCCTACACTCCAAAGCATCACTTGGCAAATGATTGAGCAGATACAATTGGTTAAATTATTTGGAATTGTTAAAATTGACAGCTTGCTTCAGGAAATGTTACTGGGAGGTAAGCTATCAATTTGTTAAATTTACCATCTTGTATTATGTTGAATTTATAttcaatataatataaattatctTTATATAatctatataaaataattatcttattttataatataataaccattaaaatattcttaatattAAGTATTATGTTATTATTGAATCTAAGATGTTTGGATGTTGAGGGAACCCTGATCTAAGCGACCGCTCTTACTCACTGGCTGAGCTTTGTGTTGCGTAATTGTTAGCTAAAGCCTTCTTGTCTTGGCAGTTCATCTTGTTTAACTTAGTCCTACAACAACAGATTTTGCTATGTACTTCTCAGTAACTACTGGGTTGTCCTACAATTCCCTAGGCAGATGAAAGAATCCTTAGAAATATTTCATGAAACACACTGTTATTGCAGtcaaaacagtgaaaataaacACAGTGCTTAATATGCTTGAAGTCTGCTTAAATTGTTTAATGAATACCCACAGGCAATTATTCAAATTGCCAATCAAAATATTTACTCTGTGGAAATGTAATTACTGAAGTATAAGTCACTGGCAACAACATGCTTGTTTGCATTGATATATGCTCATGTTATTTTTGCAGGTACTTCTAATGATGCCAGTCATCTGCATCATCCAATGCATCCTCACTTAGCCCAAGATCCATTAACTGGCCAAACTGTCCTCATAAGTTCAATGTCTGCTCCTGTACATACAGAACAGATACGTAAGTAATTGCAAGTTAGCCTTCTGTCATAACACTTcactgtttcattttaaaatattaattagcaTGGTGACCTGTCAGTGTTCATAGAGCTATTTCCTCATcattcttaaattaaaataattgtgcattaaaaatgtatgtataTAAATGATGTTAAGAATAGACTTTGAcctgaatttaatttaatttaaaaaattcagctCCATTTTGATATATCATTGTTTTTACATGCACAATCTTTAATAAACTAAAAATTCTGATCATTAAAATATCCTGTTTCCCAAGCATGTCAAGGCACTCTCTTTTCCAAGCATGCAACAGGACCTTTCAGTGCAGTAGTGTATATACGTAGAGTAGACCAGGCTaatgaaatatataattatttctgtggtttttttcagcaaCTCCAGAAACTCCATTACCTTCCCCTCCACAAGGCTCTGGGCAAGAATACAAAATGTCTGCCAATCAAGCTTCAGTCATTGCACAGCAAtctattttgaaacaaaaaccaTTGTGATATTTTTATCTATGTCttatccttccttccttcccttccttctcttcctttttatgCACTAGATAGATTGGTAGAACACTTGCACATTTAAAATCTCAGGTTGATATAGGAAATTATTTCCTCAGCAGCCACTGCTAAGTGGGTGTTCCTTAAAACACCTCATGATTTGGAAAGTAAGTAATGCTGTTCTGACTACTGCATACAACTGTAACTGTGGACACTGCAGTCTGACAAATATGTATAGAGGTAGATATTATTTTTAGATCTTATAACTGCACAGATTCATGTTTTTATTTCGTTTTATTTGTTGACTTAATATTATTGTTTTAGGTGTGTACATAATTTTTTCATTGTAATGGAACTGCTTAGTGCTTTTTTAGCTGTGAATTGTAGATATGAAAAAGTGGGTTATTCAGGAAAAAGCCAAGATTCCACTAATAGTAGAACATTAGGCTACCAAATAAGCacatgaatggaaaaaaaaaagaaaaacatacttAATGGACAGAAAACTgcaactattttaaaaaatcctgattttaaaGGACCATCTCTTTTAAGTAAAATTTCAACAAAAGCATTGGATCCTTCCTGCTTAATAGTTTGTATGAAGCAGAAGGCCTGCCTGGGTGAATATGCTTGAGGACTTCTTAAAATCTATATATAGAACATATATAGATATTATGTCTATATATAGTCAATTGGCCCATGCTGAAGCATTTATATTGATAAATACTTAGAACAAGGACTGGTAGGCTTTTTGGTCTGGACTAACTAGTACTTTCCAAAAAAATTTATTAGCTCACTTTGGGAATTAGGCCAGTCTAGGGACACTTTTCACTTTCAGTTACTTTGGACACAGCCCTTCTCTTTAAGAGTACAGAGAGTATCACAGAAGCCCAGAATaaactgagttggaagggacccacaaagatcattgagtccaactcctggccttgCCCAGCACCATCCCTGAGTCACACTATGTACCTGAAGgggttgtccaaatgcttcttgagctctgtcaggcttttcTGTGACCACTTTCTTGGGG harbors:
- the HNF4G gene encoding hepatocyte nuclear factor 4-gamma isoform X2 gives rise to the protein MMRLSEPILDMEMANYSEVLDPTYTALEFETMQILYNGNADFSSGEAVNMNAADNGLSSLCAICGDRATGKHYGASSCDGCKGFFRRSIRKNHVYSCRFNRQCIVDKDKRNQCRYCRLKKCFRAGMKKEAVQNERDRISTRRNTFDGCNSPSISTLSQAETLSRQISISSPGASTDINVKKIAGVSDVCESMKQQLLVLVEWAKYIPGFCELPLDDQVALLRAHAGEHLLLGAAKRSMAYKDILLLGNNYIIHRNSTEMEICRVANRILDELVRPFQEIQIDDNEYACLKAIVFFDPDAKGLSNPLKIKNMRFQVQISLEDYINDRQYDSRGRFGELLLLLPTLQSITWQMIEQIQLVKLFGIVKIDSLLQEMLLGGTSNDASHLHHPMHPHLAQDPLTGQTVLISSMSAPVHTEQIPTPETPLPSPPQGSGQEYKMSANQASVIAQQSILKQKPL
- the HNF4G gene encoding hepatocyte nuclear factor 4-gamma isoform X1 translates to MMRLSEPILDMEMANYSEVLDPTYTALEFETMQILYNGNDSSGEAVNMNAADNGLSSLCAICGDRATGKHYGASSCDGCKGFFRRSIRKNHVYSCRFNRQCIVDKDKRNQCRYCRLKKCFRAGMKKEAVQNERDRISTRRNTFDGCNSPSISTLSQAETLSRQISISSPGASTDINVKKIAGVSDVCESMKQQLLVLVEWAKYIPGFCELPLDDQVALLRAHAGEHLLLGAAKRSMAYKDILLLGNNYIIHRNSTEMEICRVANRILDELVRPFQEIQIDDNEYACLKAIVFFDPDAKGLSNPLKIKNMRFQVQISLEDYINDRQYDSRGRFGELLLLLPTLQSITWQMIEQIQLVKLFGIVKIDSLLQEMLLGGTSNDASHLHHPMHPHLAQDPLTGQTVLISSMSAPVHTEQIPTPETPLPSPPQGSGQEYKMSANQASVIAQQSILKQKPL